The DNA segment ATAAGTTGTTTGCAGGCATTCAGTGCGGAGAGGGTGACGCCAGCTGTTCCTTCGCCGGGATAGAGGCTGTCTCCGCACAACCACAGTCTCGAGAGAGGGGTTCTACTGGCAAGTCCAAAGGGGCCAAAACGGCTGGGATGCTGTCCTAAGCCTCCCACTACTCCCCGAGGCCGTCCGGTCCAGCCAGCAAACCCCCGAGGGGTGGCTAGTTCTGTATGAAGCCAAGCACTTTCGGTAAGACCAAGCCAACTGCTGAGTTCTTGTTTAATTAATCCCAAGATTTTTGCTTTACGGATTTGATAGGTCGACTCTTCGAGTGCGTACCAATCAGATGTTGGTGTAAAAACGCTGGCGATTAGGGTGGCCTGACCAGAGGGTGCGCGGCCGTCTCCTTCCCGACTAACGGAAACAAAAAGTGACCCAAGCTGCTCTGTTCCCCGTTGCAGATGCCCTGGACATTCCACGGGTAATGCTGTCCTGTGGACTACTCCGTATAGAACCAACGCTCCACTTGGTTCAGGTAAGGCCTTGAGCCGTTGTTGGTAACGGTAAGGCAAATATTTTATCGGTATAAGGTCTAGAAGACATTGCGGCGGGAGGCTGCAGATGACATCACTAGCTTTCCATTTCACTGTTTGCGCATCAGCTCCTGTTGTTACGGCTACCCAACCCGAAGACGAGGGATAGATGCTAGTGACCCGATGACGCAGTCGGATCTCTCCGCCACCAGTCTCGATGGCATGCACAAGTTGCCTACTCAAGACCTGCATCGATTCTTGAAGATGCCAAAGCCCTAAAGGGGCTTGCGCCATGTGCAGTACAGTGGCTCCATAGAGAGCTGCCGTACGGTTTGCCGGTTCTTGGGAATAAAGCTTCAGTTGGAGATCTAAAAAACGACGGAGTCGTCGGTCCTCATTGCAACCGCACAATTGCAATAGATTTGCGACTGAGAAAAAGGTGAAGAGCCCTGAGGCTAAAGTCGCGGGGCGTA comes from the Synechococcus sp. M16CYN genome and includes:
- the crtD gene encoding C-3',4' desaturase CrtD — protein: MTDNRVIVIGGGVAGLTAAALLAHDRVPVTLLEAHHQTGGCAGTFRRGSWIFDVGATQVAGLEPGGSHASVFRHLGLALPEAKLLDPGCTVDLGDGSQPVNLWHDPKRWAEERECQFPGSERFWQLCGFLHASNWSFARRYPIVTPRSWWELGTLITALRPATLASGLFTFFSVANLLQLCGCNEDRRLRRFLDLQLKLYSQEPANRTAALYGATVLHMAQAPLGLWHLQESMQVLSRQLVHAIETGGGEIRLRHRVTSIYPSSSGWVAVTTGADAQTVKWKASDVICSLPPQCLLDLIPIKYLPYRYQQRLKALPEPSGALVLYGVVHRTALPVECPGHLQRGTEQLGSLFVSVSREGDGRAPSGQATLIASVFTPTSDWYALEESTYQIRKAKILGLIKQELSSWLGLTESAWLHTELATPRGFAGWTGRPRGVVGGLGQHPSRFGPFGLASRTPLSRLWLCGDSLYPGEGTAGVTLSALNACKQLMKHRRARLSFKG